The genomic region GAGGACCGAGTGCGATGTTTGACGAGCTGAGCAACGACGCCGTCAGTGGCTGGGGGGATGAGGTGgaagaaaatagaataaaCAGTACCTCGGCGGCGGCCGCGCCGGTGCCGGCCGAGGTTGCGTTCGAAGAAACGACTAATGTTGCGTATGAGCGAAAGCCGACGTTGGCGGGCATCGAATTCAGCCGGTGTCCGCGGGTCACCAGCGGCAGCGAAGCATCCGGCCTCTGCTCGATCATGTAAATATGCCATCGAACACGACGTCGAGCAGGAACACGATTGCGGCGGTCCCAAccgaaaccaaaccaaaccaaacacgTAAGGGAAGATCGACGACGCGACTCCGTTCGAATGCGAATGTGCACGCCCCTCAAACCTTCTCCCCCCACGTCTGTCTGTGTCTGCCGTCAGGTTCCGTCGGTAGCCCGAATCTCTCGAGCGCATTTTTCACGGAAAGCACACTTTGTTTTCGCACTTTCGCGCGCAATGCCCCCATCCAAACGCGTGTATTAGAAAATTGTAGAGTAGGCTGCGTAGAAGACTATTTGTTTTATAGGTTAGGCTTTTTTAAAACTagcatttatgtttttttttacttaatgAATTATGTTTTGAACTCTGATCTTTCCGACTCGGGAAAGTATGGCGAAGaaagggagatgaagaaggagGCGGGAGGAGAAATGTCGAGGAGCAAATCAGCTAAAGCGCTCTAGTCACGACGCACGTTTTTATTCAAAGCAGCACACGAGAAAGGATGATGAAGCACGGATGCGGCATACGAAGTTTTGGAATCGAACCGGAAATTACCCCACTAAAGAGACAACCTTTCCGGGCTTTGCGGAATTGTTAGCGGAAGGGCAAgtctatttttcctttttgtttcactaatcACGAAAGACATCCaatcgtttttatttcatcgttAAACACTATTGtccacctacacacacacacacattccttTTTGTTTATGATTTCTTCAATTAGTACTAAAATGAATTCTCAAAACTGAAATGAATGGATCCCTTTTTTCGTTATTATTAATGATGGCAAATAGAGGTGGGGCGTTATGAGAAAAGTTGGGCAAGGATTTTGAACTGTTGAAAAAATAGCGTGTATGAATAAGAAAATTTACATCACTCAAGCCCAACTGATTCAAACAAATCGGCAGCGGGAATACGTATTTAATGCACATACGACGAACGCGTCAGTCCTCGTCATCTTCCAATCGTTGTTTCTTGGTCGTCGGTAGAGCACCCCGTGTCCTCCGGATGGAACGTCGTAACTTTGAAGGAAATTTTTGAAATGAATAAAGCAAACGAATTGCAGtcgtattaaaataaaaaaaaaaaacacatacatttATTCTTAGTTGTACACTGTATGCTGGATTGGAAGGTGTTTATCTAATAAATAGTaacactaaataaaaaaaactactatAACTACCGAGGTAAAAAGCTGTTGGTAAAAGTAAATATACGAAAATAAAGGTGAAAATACGACGTCGCATCAAATTGGAAAGGAAGCATTCGGTTGACCTTTCGTATGCTGGTGGTAGCATGGAATGATTTTCTAGTTTAATTCTTACTACGAGTTTTCGCgtgaatgtgttttgttttaagtaaCATTTTCTAGTGTCATTATCGTTTTATGATTCATTTTGTTCTACCCAACTGTGGCGATATAATGGTATACTCAATAAAGTTTTTGCTATTAGATATACAAGCAAGTTTCTTGAATTATTCACATTCCGAAAGTATTAGAAAGTTGTTGGAAATTAAACCATGCGATCCGAAAAAAGCTTTAAGATTGCAGTTCATCAGATTATATACTGTTTCGTTTTATTGAGCATACAAAtatgttgttgaaaataaaatgatgcaCTAACATTCCTTCTTTAATACACatcttttttagttttagttatTGTACTAAGTTTTtatagtttaaaatatttgcaacTTGGTTAACATACAATTACAACAAAATGGTCCGCGGGGAGTTCGCGACAGTCGAGCgatagcgccggttagaataTCGGCCCATGAACGCTGGGGTCCACCACCTTGCTGGCGTGGGTTGCCCCTGACTAattatccacgtacacaaaagGAACAAAGTCTAGTAAAGCCTCAACAAGCAGGCATTGCGAATGgtaacacttttaaagtcatCAGGTAAGTAAAACCATACATCTACATCAAGGATCCCATTGCAACAAACTCTATAGCAACGAAAGAAACTCCATGGCAACAAAAGATAGagtaaaaaattataaataaaaaatcaaggAGGAAATCATTACAGAATTCTATGTACAATTTATTATATAACCGTTAAATTTTCTAAGCCATGACCCCTGAgtgaaggagaagaaaaaaaaagacataGAACAATGATTACTATGCGCTTAGTCGAAGGACATAGCAAAACACAACGATCGTGTAAGCGTTTCCgtttattatcttatttgttACAACTACAAAACCATACTCCAATATGAAGTGAAGAAATACTATGCTTCTCCTAACGATCGAAAAATCTGCCAACCCGTCCGTTCCCGTGTCCTGCTGTTTCGCATTCGCTGCGGAACAATGTTCCACACACTTTCTCTTCCTTGTCCTTTGTTCTTCACTTCTGCGCCTAAGGACACAACACATACCATATCATCGCTTTATGCTAAGCATTCTAAGAGCATTTGTTGGCCGCCCACCTCTCGACAAAATGCCTCTTGCACAGCTACATATTTCACCCTATTGCACGTTGTCGGACGACTCCAACCCATGGGAAGATCGAAGAAATGAGACATTAGCGAGAAAACATTCCGATCCTCACCACACCTTAGGTCTTGTGGTGAAGATTAAACAGGTTTTGTAACAGGAAGTTTAAATAGATAGgatgtttgttcatttttgttgGAAGTGGTTATATCATAAAATTGTAAATGGTTTAATAGTTGAAAGAAATgtgtgtcgtttttaatgCAGCGCCCCTAAACTCCTCTCTAAttcgattttctattttttccccattctTTCAAGCGACCCTTTATGACTTCCTTCTGGAGGAAGAAGGtgaatgggaaaagaaaatgatgtcGTTTGAGATTTCGCGTTCAGTTAATTTGCGTTCACTTCATTTGCTGCTTCCCTATGCTTTTCAATGTACTTCATTTCTTTCCTCTTGtgtaatatatattttaacGTTAAAAAAGAAggtattttccttcccttctctATACAATTCCGCTTAGAGCGGTACTACACTTTGTcgaatggatttttttttacaacaatACACGTCCATCTCGTTTGCCTTTGCACAACTTATCGCGTTTCACCGTAAGaagttaataataataaaataataataacatcaGATGAGAGACAGTAGagataaatgtaaataaaataaaatagtataGCGCGCGACCCATTGCAGATGCATTCTTCATGCTGGATGAAGCAATGGCTGGACAAAAATGGTTCCTAACACTATTTGGAGTGTTTGAGTATTCCAATGGATTCGATGAAAGGGGTCTCTCCATCCTTCCgcctttcgcttttttttctctctactCTACTCGCCCCGTCTTTCCCCGATGAAATTTACATCTTCTTAAACATGGTCAAGATGGCGGCGCAGATCGTTTGCGCATCCGTTTCCTCCGGGTACATCTGCATGACTGTTTGCACCTGCTCCTCCGGGAAGATACTGGCCAGATGGTAATGCAAGCGACGCCgatcgtgctgctgctgctggtgatgttgctgttgttgttgctgttggtgttgCTGGGAGTGATTGGTGGCCGGAGCGACTGCTGGGTTGGACGACCAGCCGAGATTGATATGCGGCTCCGAGGATGAAGCTGGCGGGGGCCCATTATGTCCCCAGGGTCGCACGGAGTCCGGAGCCGAGGCAATGCGTTGCACATGCTAAATGAGGGACGGAAAATATGAAGACAGGAGGTGGATTAATTTTTAAGCATGAAAAGAAGAACACATGCAGccaactttgttttttttctgttgcctAGAGACAAACCTAGAGTtgtgttttagagattcattccgattgattcatgaatgtttgagcgaaacgggagatgTCAATCCGATTCCTCCGTAGGATGTTAGTCAATAGACTACCTTTATACAAGCAGGTAGTATAAAGGGCACCAGCTGCCCTACGTTTGTTCTCTACTTGCAAAGATTAGTTCAGATTGATGCATCTGAGTGTCAATTACCCAACTCTAAATGAAATCCAACATTGTGGAATGCTACCCTACCTGATGCAGTTCCCATTGCGTTGGAGGCGACGGACGTGACCCTCCACTGAGGGAAGGCGCAAGAGGTCTATGTGGCGAGAGTTGTGGCGCTCCAGCGGCATGGGacgattgctgctgctgctgctgttgttgctgcggtGAACCGGGTTGCTGTGGGGAAGATTGTTGCTGCATTCGCTGCATCTGATAGATTCGAGGATCGCAACCGGCCGGGTTAAGTGTCAGCTGACGGTGCAACTTCCGGTGAAGATTCACGCCATCGTGCGCTAGCCCATTCGGATCGGATTGATCGAGGCTCGATGACGACGTCTGCGAGACAAGACCTCcaccgcctcctcctcctcctgcacCGCCGGTCAATGCTCCTTGATTggcctgctgctgttgggcgGAGGAAGGTTGGTGACCTCGGGGCCACATAGCCGCCTGCGACCCTGGGTAGCAGCCAGCGTGATGTATCCCGGGGGCGGCGTGATGGACGTACGGTTCCTTAGAAATATTTTCTATACTATGAGATTTGGGGAATATCTGCTGCACGTCCATGCCGCCATGCTGTTGATGCAGGTGGTGCTGTTGATCCCACGGAAGCGGACGATTACTGGCCACTGCGCCTGGTGGAGCATGGAAAGGCAACTGCTGTGGAGGCCGTACGGCCGGATGTTGCCCCTGATGGGGTGAGAGCATCATCGGATCGGACGGCATCGCCGGTGTGCCAAGGTTAATGCCACCACCGTACGCTAGGCTGCCGCTGCTCTCGGAAGGTATGTTTGATCGTGTGCGGCCtgtggaaacgaaaaaaaaacatggttaCCGAATGAGAGCAAAAAAGAGGATCGTGCATTCAACTGCTCCTAATGGAACGAGTATCGGTTTTAGGACCAAAAACAAAGCGTATGAATGAGCGTCTACTGGCTTCgaattgttctattttttgTCCACGAACATAGCTTCATATCTATTGACGTCAAAGGAAGtacttggttttgttttttcctacttcaaagtaaaaaaagagcCTATCGGCACAACTTACATAATGCTTTTCGTTTATCATTGATTGGACTAGtctcgctgctgctgttgctcagAGGAACGCTGAGTGATTTTCCTTGGACCGCACAGCGGCCGGAACCACCTGCACCAGCCGCCCCAGCAGCACCCCCTTCTAGTCCGCTACGTGCTTGTAAATGCCGTGCTGCGTACTCGGAGAGGCGCTCCGTAACGGATTTGTGTGGTAGGCTGCCCCGCTCCGGATGGTAGAACTTGCACTTATTACCATAGGTGCACTTCTTGCCGTAGGGACAGGGCGGCGGGGGGTCACCTTTGCGTGGCTGCACACGCAGGAAGTTGTCGAGCGTGGGCCCGGACCGCCCGAGCGGATCGTCCGGTGGCATGAAGCGATCGTTGACGAAAGAGTACATCAGCACGCGCTCTTCGACGACCTTCTTGAACTCGGAGCTCTCCTGCACTAGATCGCGGTAGTTGTCGTTCGAGACGACGACGCCGTCATTGTCTGCAGCTAGCTGTGGGAACGAGAACCATATGAGATCAAACACAAACCCAGTGGTGACTTCACCGAGGACTCTCTTTACCTTTAGGATGTAGCGATCGTCGTAACACACCATTCGCTTGCCACCCACCAACCGGGAGGGGGTAAATACGAGCATCCGTTCCTTCTCCAACTCGCTCAGTATCTCGCCATCCTTGACCGGGTTGTCCGGACGGGAACTTTCCTTGCGCCACTTCGGCACAAACACCGTTATGTCCTTGTGGCCCCGGTTCTTGAACCAGTCCACACACAGTCGGATGCCGCGGCACGAGAACACCTCCTTGTTGCCGTGACTCATCGCCACGTTGCTCCCGTCTATCACGATCGGGCGCAGAGATTCTTCGCTGGCCATTCCGGTGCCGGTTCCGGACGTGACCGATGTTGAGCCCAGATCCGTCCCCAAACCCCCACCAGACTCACCCAGcccatggtggtggtggtcgacgGTAAATTCGTTCGCACACTTTGCCCCCGGCTGCGAGCCCAGCTTGATCAGTTCCGCCAGCAGCTCGTTCTGGGCCGGATTGGGTCCGAGTCGTTGCAGGGCGGCCTGCACCAGCCGCTCGGTATACCCAAGCTTCAGGGCAAACTCGACACGCTGCTGATAGCCCGGCGAGTGCTCCGGAAGGGCCGTTGTCGTTGGGGACACATCCACCGTCCCATGTGGATGGTGGCTCgatacaccaccaccacctcctcctcctgagCTCACATACTCCGCAAACTCCTGCCCAAGCGTGTCGCTAGTGGTGCGCGAGACCTGCTCGTGCGAAATGTCCTCTCCTTCGCAGTCGCTGTCGTAGCTGGAGTCTTCGGCCTCGTTCGTGCATAATGAGTCGATAAATTGCTGTAAGAGACATACAGAAACACATGCGAAATATAATCATCTCTGAAAGGAGTAttgttcaaacaaatttcagcAGATTCGAATGCAAATGACAGAACGGACAACCCGAGCCGAACATCTTCTACTGGCAAACCGGATATTCTATTCGAAGCACCACCTCCTCGATCGCCTCGCGATCTTTATCAACAAACTCTAGTGTAAATATTTACCCAAAGATTCAAGTGTAGCTGTTTGCCaacatgaatgaaaaacatgttcaaaTGTGGTTATCAATTTACCTTTTGATTGAGACTGGTTGTGATGAGCATTGTTCTGGGATGGGGAATTAACTACTTTTTAGCTTCTTAAACGAAATTGGACCACACTTTGGAGGAGAAATTTGAGGGTCCTTACTGAGGTCGGGGAGAGCACTTTTCGAAAACTCGCAAAGTTTCATGAATGATTATGCCACCGAAGGCTTAAGAACGTCCCAACGACGATGGGAAGATGATGAGCAAAGCTCATTGACTaattcacacacacatttaCAACACACGCAaatgacgacgacggcgaccgacgatgatgatgatgatgatgtcggCGCGGATGTGTAGCCCGCGAACAGGTGAACACGGCACGGCGTAGGGCGAGCGTGGATCGCGACCGCGGACGGTTGCTGGTATGCGTCTCCACGACACGGCACAGGGCACGGGAAGGAGGGAGTGGGGATTGGATGGTGGAGACTATAGTCAACACGGATGTGTTACCCACCACTATTTTCACGTTCAACCCCCGTTGCCGGACGGGGTGATGCTGGTGGAAGCGCGGCCGTAGGTTGTTTaacctcttttttttcggaacaCACAGCGAGAGAGATACGCCGACGTAGTTCCGTAGCTTCACCGACAGTCAAAGCTCAAACCTCCACGGAGGAGAACCCGGACTTTGGCGACGGAATGTACGAAATTCGAGTGACGTCACGACACACTCCGTCCGCTGGATCGCGAGAGATCACCTGGTCGTTTTCTGCGTTCACGTTCGCGTATTAAATCCTCGCTCTCACTCGCTCTCACACGGTTCGCCTCCCGAACCCGTCGTTTCGCGTTCCGTCACACGTTGCACGATACGATCGCAGCCTCCGGAGGAGGcgaaggaggagaaggaggcaGACGATGGGGATGGGAAATAGCGATCGCGGGGTCTTTGCGGAACGTTCGTGTAGACAGACTGCAACCCTGCAGCCGTTTACGCGGTGTGACGTCAGCAATTCGATTGATCGTACCGATCTGTCGCTCCCCCACCAACTGCACCACCAAAAGGTTCACGTTGTAACACACGAAGTCTTGTGGTCGATGGGACCAGGAAAAGGCACTTTCTCTGCCCGGGAGAGACGTTGCGGATGTAAACCTTTCCAATGGCAACTATGGAGGCGCCACACACTGGACAAAACACCGTTTGAAGCGTTTGTCACTCGCGTTTCTTAAACTGCGGCCTACTTGGTCGAATAGAACAGCGTTTCCATCGCTATCGCTTGATCGCTTGAACCCCTTGGAAGGTAGTAGGCCCGGACTACGTCACACTCACTTGACCGACGACGATTCACTCATCATCATAGTAAACATCCTCTTTCGGTACACGAGCACTTGGATCCGCTGGCACTGGCTGGCTGGTTCGATGCAGCAGAAACCGAGGCCGCGTATATTATGTTGACTTTGGTGCGGCACTaatccacacaaacacactcgggGCCGCGAGGCGAAAAGGAGAATCTGACGGTGTGAATTGATATAAATCTTTGACCGCGACTTCGGCTACCCAACAAACAACCTGCGACGAAGCGGTAGGATGGTACGCGGGGGGATGCGATGCGAAAACATGCAAAAGGTGTTCGCAGTCCGCGATATACACGCACGGTCAGCTCGTCTTGAGCGGCGGGCCACAActgttttccattcatttgaCGTAGCAAAATTTCAATTCCGATTTCACGCGGACCTAGCGTAACGTCCGCCCCACCACCGGCGTCACCAGCACCACACATCGCCATCATCGCCGGCTGGGCGAGATGGGATGGAGCCGGATTCGACGCACGAACCCCGGGGTTCTCTCTCTCGCGCGctctctttccctttccctaCCATTTTCCAGGGGGAACGCAACGCACCCCGCGCACGTACGTTAAGCTTTGCTGAAGGTGGACATAGTCGAGGATCGTCAGCGATCGTTGTCCCTTAAATCAACCGAAGCTCATCCCACAAGCGTGGTACACTGAAATAACATGCCCTTAAAAAACGGATACCAGGACCATTGTGAGTGGACCATTTCAAACATGATACACTTAGTTGTTATTTAAAGAACACATCCATTTTCATTTACACCAACATTGAGTTTCCTAATTTTCTCCGATCCTGAAATCAAAGCTCTTTTGTGCGATCTTCATAATCACTacaaaattgatttaaaaaaacaaatcaccttTAGTGGAAATTTTAAGATCAACATGGCTAGCAAAGTAGCTTAAATTACATTATCAAATGAACATACTATTTGCAAAGAAAAGAGAGGAGTTGAATAAATTCGCGAAAGCTCCGCAAGAGAGGGCAGGTTGCATTTGACGAAATTTAAACTGAACGGAGGTTCGTCGAGGACACAGCCGTCGCGGACCTCATGGAAACCCCCAAACCACCTCTCTGTGACAGTGTGCGTGAGCAATCAAATTGGCCGGGGATAGTCCCCCTTTCCCTCCACTTCCCACGGGTAACCTGTAGGCACACCTTTCGGAGCGACCGCCGCCTGACTCAGAGTTCGAAGTCGGCTTCGCGCTAGGaggggtgaaagaaaaatgccAAAGAGTAGggtgaaaacaaacgaagaaaacgaagaagaaacgGCAGCTCGAAGGAGTGAGGAAGATAACCCATCGCGAATCTCGAAGACAGAATGTAATGCTCTGAACGAACAGCGGGCGCGAAGAACCGGTGAAGTAAAAGGAAGAAACTCGATTGCGGATCTTCTCCGCGGTGGCGACGACAACGATGGCGCACGCGCAGCTCACCTTCGCAAAGCGGGCCATTGTGGATACCGTGGATTAATTCGcgtacgtgtgtttgtgtgtgtgtatgcatgcGATGAGGCTAGGCCGGAAATGGACGAATGGGCTGCAACTTTCGAGCTCCCGCAACAGCACCAGCGGGAGGAACACGGGGACCACGAGAGAGATTGAACCGAGGCGGATCCGAGGACGTAAGTCATTGCGAATTGTACGAGCCTTCAGACAATGGGGCAATGGATTGATTCACCTGGTCAATCACAACTGGTCATCAGCTGACAACCTAAGGGATAAACCAAAGGAAGAGCAAAAAAGCTCCAGGACATCAGACCCATTAGAATCCTCACAGTTGCTGTCATTCACAGCGTTCAAGAGCGTTCTACAACCTATGGTGGCTAAGTTCTTTTTTCGACTTCAAATAATCTTTTGACTCCACCGCAAAAGGCCGAAAAACCGGCAACCTTTTCGTCGCCATCATTCTGCGCACCCGGAACTAGCAACTATTTCACGATTTCCCTCCACAGTTCGAGTCCCCCCATGGAAGCATCCGTGTGGCATAGTGCCcgaaaggtaaaataaaccaaataacAGCTCTCGCAGCCCGAAGTTTCTCATTTTCCTCCGCCTTTTCTTCATACGATCGCGGGCGGGCGGATCTATCGCCCTGGCCCCTGGGaaccgaacggaacggaacggaaacgtcAGAAAACAGTTTCTCCCGGACCTAAACTAGGCGGGCCgcagcggtggcggcggcggctgcggccGGTGACGGATACGATGGTCGCGCGATAAACCATGATCAAGTTTTTCCCACATCGaaagaggaaaggaaaaagcttTCTCTTTCGCGATCGACCATGCAAAGCGTTGCCATGGTGCCCAGCCGGGGAGCCTCCGGGTGCGAGATGTGTACCATCATCCGCCTACTACCAACGGCTGAATAACCTTATGTTTAAGTGTCTGAATAAGGTGTGCAAAATAGCCGTTTCTTCAAGTGATCCTATAGAATTTTTATTTGGATTTAACAAAGTATAAACCACCAAAATAAACACCTCCTGAAACTGGAAGCAGGCGGGGGAGTACCGTGGGCAAGGGGATCCGTGTTGTGGTGCTATGTTATATTGCATGTTGCACTTCAAGATAGCAACGTGCTTATCAGACACAGTAGGCTTTGAGGGGTGTGTTATTTTGCGATGAGTTGCTCGATAACTTCCCGAGGCGTACCAAACAGTCCGTTTTTTTCAAACGGGCTTTTGAGGTTGTTTACACAAGTACAGCAAATTGTTGATCTGATAGGATAAAGTCCAGTCCCTCCCGGACATTCCCAGGCACACGTAGCCATCGGTACTCCATATGTTAACGTCAACATTCCTACCAATAGACCCGGCAAAATCATCCATCTCTTCATCAGTGTCGCTCTGCACTCGACCGGCCCGATGGGCCACTAATTATTGTATATCCGGATTTCGAACCATCCTCTCGATCGCTACTTGAGCCTCGAAATGGAAGAGAAGGAATGCGCGATCGCAAACCTCTCCACCTTTCGCCGGGATGGGGCGCGTGTGGGAGCTCGGTTTATGCTTTTGCATGTTTTACGCCGCCATCGGTAAGACTTACACTTTGCAGACGCAGTGGCAGCGGCGCGAGTGAAAGTatggccgacgacgacgaggtcCAGCTGCTGACAAAAGCCGCTAGCAGCCAGCCGAAGTGCTGCCGATAAGGAGGTGTGTAAGACCCCCTCCGTGCTTCTGTCTCATCTTCCTATCACCTACCACCGCCCACCCAAGGCTTCAATACATCCGGCTTTCCGTTGTCATGTTGATATATCGATGAAGCCGACCCATTGGCAACCGGAAGCTTTGCGGAGGACTGAGCAAGCAGGAACTACCGAAATTCGTGTATAGGTTGAATCCTTCTTGCTGACCCGGATGGTCGGTCAAGGCACCGGGGGTTGGAGAAACGTTTTGGTCACGTTTTATTTCCATCTTCGTTGTGTGACCATATTCTCCCGTTGGTTAGGGAAGCCCGAAAAGAGTACCGCGAAGGGAAACTTTCTCTTGGCGGAAAAGGCGGAACCGCTAGGAATTGCCCGATTTTTCGGCGACCCGGGGGATTCCCTGTGCGATATTTACGATACAAGTTGCCCAGCCATCTTTTAATACAACCTGTGAATACACAACTACCTCCACCATTTCCCTTCCTCCCAGACGATCGATTGCCAAGGTGGGTCTAAAATGCATCTTGAGACAAGCGGGCCCGGCATGGAATATCCGGTTTCCATTCATCAACCCGAAAAACAGACCGCCCTAGCTAGCCAGTGGACAACCAGTAGGACGGAGCGGAGGTGGTa from Anopheles coustani chromosome 3, idAnoCousDA_361_x.2, whole genome shotgun sequence harbors:
- the LOC131261249 gene encoding probable ribonuclease ZC3H12C is translated as MQDGLPAMELRQTMQRSLPAPTSPYQRQASAAGCSNLPAGSELLLSHTLPTSGVRVRRKHLPNLPTICEKLRAIFNVQLQEIQSKDEPQYQQQFATFQVLQETIVGPGAAVGSTVGSIVVGNGDLLCQIQQFIDSLCTNEAEDSSYDSDCEGEDISHEQVSRTTSDTLGQEFAEYVSSGGGGGGGVSSHHPHGTVDVSPTTTALPEHSPGYQQRVEFALKLGYTERLVQAALQRLGPNPAQNELLAELIKLGSQPGAKCANEFTVDHHHHGLGESGGGLGTDLGSTSVTSGTGTGMASEESLRPIVIDGSNVAMSHGNKEVFSCRGIRLCVDWFKNRGHKDITVFVPKWRKESSRPDNPVKDGEILSELEKERMLVFTPSRLVGGKRMVCYDDRYILKLAADNDGVVVSNDNYRDLVQESSEFKKVVEERVLMYSFVNDRFMPPDDPLGRSGPTLDNFLRVQPRKGDPPPPCPYGKKCTYGNKCKFYHPERGSLPHKSVTERLSEYAARHLQARSGLEGGAAGAAGAGGSGRCAVQGKSLSVPLSNSSSETSPINDKRKALCRTRSNIPSESSGSLAYGGGINLGTPAMPSDPMMLSPHQGQHPAVRPPQQLPFHAPPGAVASNRPLPWDQQHHLHQQHGGMDVQQIFPKSHSIENISKEPYVHHAAPGIHHAGCYPGSQAAMWPRGHQPSSAQQQQANQGALTGGAGGGGGGGGLVSQTSSSSLDQSDPNGLAHDGVNLHRKLHRQLTLNPAGCDPRIYQMQRMQQQSSPQQPGSPQQQQQQQQQSSHAAGAPQLSPHRPLAPSLSGGSRPSPPTQWELHQHVQRIASAPDSVRPWGHNGPPPASSSEPHINLGWSSNPAVAPATNHSQQHQQQQQQQHHQQQQHDRRRLHYHLASIFPEEQVQTVMQMYPEETDAQTICAAILTMFKKM